Proteins encoded in a region of the Veillonella parvula genome:
- a CDS encoding thioredoxin family protein — protein MAITAITSVQEFDEKVLGAKGLAIVDFWAGWCEPCTVMRPEIEDVAERLKGQVEFFSVNAEDKNLRGILLKEDVDGIPSLVFFRDGKMLDSLVGYKKADMLESLIKEVI, from the coding sequence ATGGCAATTACAGCAATTACTAGTGTACAAGAATTTGATGAGAAAGTGCTTGGCGCTAAAGGTTTAGCTATTGTTGATTTTTGGGCTGGTTGGTGCGAACCATGCACTGTTATGCGCCCAGAGATTGAAGACGTAGCAGAGCGTTTAAAAGGTCAAGTAGAATTCTTTAGTGTTAATGCAGAAGATAAAAATCTTCGCGGTATTTTGTTAAAAGAAGATGTTGATGGTATTCCATCCTTAGTATTCTTCCGCGATGGCAAAATGCTCGATTCCCTTGTGGGCTATAAAAAAGCAGATATGCTTGAGTCTCTAATAAAGGAAGTTATCTGA
- a CDS encoding phage tail protein: protein MGFLFTRGKNTTSRADLIADFQINTASYGEVVPEILGTTRVSGNIIDYEDFTAHEHKSTTRTGKGGGSKHTNITYTYTVAAAIALCEGPIAGIGKVWRDKEIFQYPNENIQLTLFNGEIAQAPWPYMLSKHPEKALPYSGLAYMAGVVDLGERGSLPQYNFEVYGKLRDTGDGVDVNPADYIEHVLQSVGADVQIEGIENFRAYCKAADILISTPPEQKSAKAQQIINDIAEITNSLVFWSTDRLKIVPLADKPIGTWTPANQIQYNLTADDFIAGTDGQLILYKRKDTSEAFNEATVEFINRANGYEKETVSFEVVADVQRNGLKPASKKTAHYLYTKARAQYYAEQLAMKRLYSKTQYTFRLDWAFCTLEVGDLLTLTDEACQLNKQIVVITAVNEAADGQLEFTAEGKPAGTYAPARYDVHENERPFVDYNQEAPSVNDVAIFQTVGDVGGNQVFIGVNAPSGWGGCSVWLSDNGENYSRIGSISQQARMGRTRLAFNETANACEVTLNQGILKGGTHIDAERANTLCWVNGEAFSYEGAEMHQDNWYTLSGLVRGQYGTNAISHNAGERFIRVDEALFRYPYRKEDIGKTIYLKFTSMNLFGSNEQELDEVQAYQYTLTPYFIPEVTDLTLYTKYYEITNRVKSFDVVAEFNVPQINSLDTVEIWYREHSGQWKYGGAGEGQVIISGCELGHTYEVKAIVKDTHGNTSQGVSKSITVELKSEIPNKPLGFSISFSDMAHFNWLEVRNADVDYYELRLDLNAGQNDGLIGRSNNTTYSGTLSNRTGKVYLYAHNPAKGYGAPAELTYNVPQPKQPTNLRATANINGIGVTFEAIPASCKGANVYVDSKVYFTTTNALSIPLEAGMYNVKVAYVDIFGEGPVSEPISVAVKAKIDKELLDMESLGISDMDKAIKALNDEVGTVKTSVNGFENKLIDRASAFQRSLNDLNKHVGSQITQISEGIELKVTNALGALDGKELISRINLTQAGTRIDGRLLHVTGKALFDDNIITNKMLQADSVNARNIKVDNLAAISINTGDLTGGSITGGTFKNSTGTFEIDRDGNINGANITGSRIDAASIFQSGYKIKNIDVQVYRVKHGDWCPIPNGFTEAQCTFVPVGYVQTESYCNSSNSGRPYIPQPTDDGIGKALERITFDKFNQQKARWAGSCDIYFRNNRTHKVNIGIKGKRKAVVESRYLDMSTSGSDGSVQGFKDVETYSYGELFVLVIAKQ from the coding sequence ATGGGCTTTTTATTTACAAGAGGTAAAAACACTACCAGCAGAGCCGATTTAATCGCCGATTTTCAAATCAATACAGCCTCATATGGCGAGGTGGTTCCAGAGATACTGGGTACAACTCGAGTGAGTGGCAATATCATTGATTATGAAGATTTCACGGCGCATGAACATAAAAGCACCACCAGAACTGGTAAGGGTGGCGGCTCTAAGCATACGAATATCACATATACCTATACTGTAGCTGCTGCCATTGCATTATGTGAGGGCCCTATCGCTGGTATTGGCAAGGTGTGGCGTGATAAAGAAATATTCCAATATCCAAATGAAAATATCCAGCTTACTTTGTTTAATGGCGAAATAGCCCAAGCCCCTTGGCCTTATATGCTATCTAAGCACCCAGAAAAGGCATTGCCTTATAGTGGCTTGGCTTACATGGCTGGCGTGGTTGATTTGGGCGAACGTGGCAGCTTACCTCAATATAATTTCGAGGTATACGGCAAGCTCAGAGATACAGGCGACGGCGTGGACGTGAACCCAGCGGACTATATCGAGCATGTGCTGCAATCAGTTGGGGCCGATGTACAAATTGAGGGCATTGAAAACTTTAGAGCTTACTGTAAGGCGGCTGATATTCTTATCAGTACACCGCCAGAACAAAAGAGCGCTAAGGCTCAGCAGATTATAAACGATATAGCCGAAATTACAAATAGCCTTGTATTCTGGAGCACCGACCGCCTTAAAATCGTACCTTTAGCCGATAAGCCTATTGGCACATGGACGCCTGCGAACCAAATTCAATACAACCTCACGGCAGATGATTTTATCGCAGGTACCGACGGCCAACTTATTTTGTATAAGCGCAAAGATACAAGCGAGGCATTTAATGAGGCTACAGTAGAGTTCATTAACCGTGCCAATGGCTACGAGAAAGAAACAGTATCTTTTGAGGTAGTGGCCGACGTACAAAGAAACGGCTTAAAGCCAGCCTCAAAGAAAACTGCTCACTACCTATATACAAAGGCTAGAGCTCAATACTATGCCGAACAGCTCGCCATGAAACGGCTGTATTCTAAAACGCAGTACACATTTAGGCTTGATTGGGCATTCTGTACTCTTGAGGTTGGGGATCTCTTAACACTCACCGATGAGGCTTGTCAATTAAACAAGCAAATTGTTGTAATTACAGCGGTAAACGAGGCGGCCGACGGCCAGCTTGAATTTACAGCAGAGGGCAAGCCAGCTGGTACGTATGCACCTGCTCGCTACGATGTACATGAGAACGAGCGGCCTTTTGTTGATTACAACCAAGAGGCGCCAAGCGTCAACGATGTGGCAATCTTCCAAACAGTTGGCGATGTAGGCGGCAATCAAGTATTTATAGGCGTAAATGCACCAAGCGGCTGGGGTGGTTGCTCTGTATGGTTATCTGATAATGGCGAGAACTACAGCCGCATAGGATCCATTAGTCAACAGGCTCGAATGGGCCGCACTCGATTGGCATTCAATGAAACAGCGAACGCCTGCGAGGTTACGCTCAATCAAGGCATACTCAAAGGCGGTACGCATATCGACGCCGAGAGAGCGAATACGCTTTGCTGGGTAAATGGCGAGGCGTTCAGTTATGAGGGCGCAGAAATGCACCAAGATAACTGGTATACATTAAGTGGCCTAGTGCGTGGACAATATGGCACTAATGCAATTAGTCATAATGCTGGCGAGCGGTTTATTCGTGTAGATGAGGCTTTATTTAGATACCCATATCGCAAAGAGGATATAGGCAAAACAATATACCTCAAATTCACCTCTATGAACTTATTCGGTAGCAACGAGCAAGAGCTCGACGAGGTACAGGCTTATCAATACACCTTAACGCCATACTTTATTCCAGAGGTTACAGACCTCACTCTATACACTAAATACTACGAGATCACTAATAGGGTTAAGTCATTCGATGTGGTAGCAGAGTTCAATGTGCCACAAATTAACAGCCTTGATACTGTGGAAATCTGGTATAGAGAGCATAGTGGTCAATGGAAATATGGCGGCGCAGGTGAGGGGCAAGTCATTATAAGCGGCTGTGAATTAGGCCATACATACGAGGTTAAAGCCATTGTGAAAGATACACACGGAAACACCTCACAGGGCGTATCTAAGAGTATTACTGTAGAGCTAAAGAGTGAAATTCCGAATAAGCCTCTAGGCTTTTCTATTTCATTCAGCGATATGGCTCATTTTAACTGGTTAGAGGTTAGAAATGCCGATGTAGATTATTACGAGCTACGGCTCGACTTAAACGCTGGCCAAAATGATGGCTTAATCGGCCGCAGTAATAACACTACATACAGCGGAACGCTAAGCAATCGGACTGGTAAGGTGTACTTGTATGCTCATAACCCAGCTAAAGGCTATGGAGCGCCTGCTGAATTAACCTATAATGTGCCGCAACCTAAGCAGCCTACAAACCTAAGAGCAACAGCCAATATCAATGGTATAGGCGTTACATTCGAGGCTATTCCTGCGAGCTGTAAGGGCGCTAATGTGTATGTAGATAGTAAGGTATATTTCACTACTACAAACGCTCTAAGCATTCCTTTAGAGGCTGGTATGTACAATGTAAAAGTGGCTTACGTCGATATATTCGGCGAGGGGCCTGTGAGTGAGCCTATATCTGTAGCCGTAAAAGCTAAAATTGATAAAGAGCTACTCGACATGGAAAGCCTCGGTATATCTGATATGGATAAGGCCATTAAGGCTTTAAATGACGAAGTCGGCACAGTCAAGACTAGCGTTAATGGGTTTGAAAACAAACTCATCGACCGAGCGAGTGCATTTCAGCGCTCTTTGAATGATTTGAACAAGCATGTAGGCTCTCAAATTACTCAAATATCCGAGGGCATTGAGTTAAAAGTAACGAATGCACTCGGAGCGCTAGACGGCAAGGAACTTATAAGCCGTATTAACTTAACACAAGCAGGCACACGCATTGACGGCAGGTTATTACACGTTACTGGTAAAGCATTATTTGATGATAATATCATTACAAATAAAATGCTGCAGGCCGACAGCGTGAATGCAAGGAATATTAAAGTTGATAACCTAGCAGCTATATCAATTAATACAGGCGACCTAACAGGCGGCTCTATTACAGGGGGCACGTTCAAAAATAGTACTGGTACATTCGAGATAGATCGCGACGGTAATATTAATGGTGCTAACATCACAGGCTCACGAATTGACGCCGCCTCAATATTCCAATCTGGCTATAAGATTAAGAATATTGACGTTCAAGTGTATAGGGTTAAGCATGGCGATTGGTGCCCTATTCCAAATGGGTTTACTGAGGCACAATGTACTTTTGTACCAGTCGGATATGTACAGACTGAAAGTTATTGTAATTCCAGTAATAGCGGTAGGCCTTATATTCCGCAACCTACAGATGATGGGATCGGAAAAGCTCTTGAACGTATTACTTTTGATAAATTCAATCAGCAAAAAGCTCGCTGGGCTGGTAGTTGTGATATATATTTCAGAAACAACCGCACGCATAAGGTTAATATCGGCATTAAAGGTAAGCGAAAAGCGGTTGTAGAGAGCCGCTATTTAGATATGTCTACATCTGGTAGCGACGGCAGCGTGCAAGGGTTTAAAGACGTGGAAACATATTCATATGGTGAGTTGTTTGTGCTTGTAATTGCTAAGCAATAA
- a CDS encoding hydrogenase small subunit yields the protein MKNRINSLWTLFQERRLSRRTFMKSCVALTAILGLPPTMLDTVVKAAETTELPTVIWLHGHECTGCSESFIRSSSPFTSDVILNMISLEYDDTLAAASGAPLEEHLEKIIKEKAGKYILAVEGGVPLDDDGVYCTVGGRTFKESLLEAAKGAAAIIEYGSCASWGGIQAAKPNPTNTVSVSSVVSGKPIIKVPGCPPIPEVMTGVIMHYALFGQIPPLDSQGRPKQFYGNRIHDTCYRRAFFDSGLFVEKFDDDASKSGWCLYKVGCRGPQTYNSCGNLRWWNGLSYPIQSGHGCIGCSEKGFWDNDVFYKRLPDIPLANTITTADTIGTVAAVGATAAVIVHGAATLTRNKILDMKEEKRLKEQGLWDEKKHNNGGGH from the coding sequence ATGAAGAATCGTATAAATAGTTTGTGGACACTCTTCCAAGAACGCCGTTTGAGTCGACGAACATTTATGAAATCCTGTGTAGCACTCACTGCTATTTTAGGACTACCTCCAACGATGTTAGACACCGTTGTTAAGGCTGCCGAAACAACTGAATTACCTACAGTGATTTGGTTGCATGGTCATGAATGTACTGGTTGTAGTGAATCTTTTATCCGTTCATCCTCTCCCTTTACTTCTGATGTTATTTTGAACATGATTTCTCTTGAATATGATGATACTTTGGCGGCAGCGTCTGGTGCACCATTAGAAGAACATTTAGAAAAAATCATCAAAGAAAAAGCCGGTAAATATATCTTGGCTGTTGAAGGTGGTGTACCACTTGATGACGATGGCGTTTATTGTACAGTAGGTGGACGTACATTTAAAGAATCTCTATTAGAAGCAGCTAAAGGAGCTGCAGCAATCATAGAATATGGTTCTTGTGCTTCTTGGGGCGGTATACAGGCGGCAAAACCAAATCCAACAAATACAGTTTCTGTATCTTCCGTTGTATCTGGCAAGCCAATTATTAAGGTCCCTGGTTGTCCTCCAATTCCAGAGGTTATGACTGGCGTAATCATGCACTATGCATTATTCGGTCAAATTCCACCTCTTGATTCTCAAGGCCGTCCTAAACAATTTTATGGCAATCGCATTCACGACACATGCTACCGTCGTGCCTTCTTTGACTCTGGACTCTTTGTTGAAAAATTCGACGATGATGCATCCAAATCTGGTTGGTGCTTGTATAAAGTAGGTTGTCGTGGACCTCAAACATATAATTCTTGTGGTAACTTACGTTGGTGGAATGGTTTATCCTATCCAATTCAATCCGGTCACGGTTGTATTGGTTGCTCTGAAAAGGGCTTCTGGGATAATGACGTATTCTACAAACGTTTACCAGATATTCCATTGGCTAATACCATCACGACTGCTGATACAATCGGTACAGTAGCTGCTGTTGGTGCTACTGCAGCAGTTATCGTTCATGGTGCTGCAACTCTTACGCGTAATAAAATTCTTGATATGAAAGAAGAAAAACGCTTAAAAGAACAAGGCTTATGGGATGAAAAGAAACATAATAATGGAGGAGGTCACTAA
- a CDS encoding phage holin family protein: protein MQELTNFMSEAWRTLTESFAMKALLAVIAEVGIYMLGLKHVQVLGIFIILVFLDLITKWASISYQMLLDLGASPENISGSDKYLAIPAAWGKGLISSKHMRKPFVTKVLTYCLATAAAWCFDFMAGQYAFAVNLVWLYLGSVEFLSILENMRDGGNSTVTGLLDIVHSKIDMILKK, encoded by the coding sequence ATGCAAGAATTAACGAATTTCATGAGTGAGGCATGGCGAACTCTTACAGAGTCTTTTGCCATGAAAGCCTTACTCGCAGTAATAGCAGAGGTTGGCATATATATGCTAGGGCTTAAACACGTTCAAGTGCTAGGGATATTCATTATACTGGTGTTTCTTGACCTTATCACTAAATGGGCCTCTATTAGCTATCAAATGTTACTAGATTTAGGGGCTAGCCCAGAGAATATTAGCGGTTCTGACAAATATTTAGCTATTCCTGCCGCTTGGGGTAAGGGCTTAATCAGCTCAAAGCATATGCGAAAGCCATTTGTTACAAAGGTGCTCACATACTGCCTAGCAACTGCGGCAGCATGGTGCTTTGACTTCATGGCTGGACAATATGCTTTCGCTGTCAATCTAGTATGGCTATATCTTGGCTCGGTTGAGTTTTTGAGTATACTCGAGAATATGAGAGACGGCGGCAACAGCACAGTAACAGGGCTATTGGATATAGTGCATTCAAAAATTGATATGATTTTAAAGAAATAA
- a CDS encoding tRNA (adenine(22)-N(1))-methyltransferase: MEPRPMMDRLEAVFSIVPKAQSIADIGTDHGYLAVELINRQRAEYVIAGDVHKGPLESARSYVESCGLADKVDCRLGDGLKVTEKGELNGVICCGMGGFLMRDIVDAGPEPLEFYVLQPQNGQKELRQYMVQKGYVIVLEIIVEDAGKLYTAFLAIRNDCVKAYTGMTEYVDIYQSLPADSLLWSVGALLEQDRPPLWRKYIEYLIYQRQCALDDMTEKLNHTDKYQDLKQEVNFLRNLLENK; encoded by the coding sequence ATGGAACCTAGACCTATGATGGACCGCCTAGAAGCGGTATTCTCAATCGTACCAAAGGCGCAATCCATTGCCGATATCGGTACCGATCATGGCTATTTAGCGGTAGAGCTCATCAACCGTCAACGCGCTGAATATGTCATTGCCGGTGATGTACATAAAGGTCCGTTAGAGTCTGCAAGATCATATGTTGAGTCTTGTGGACTAGCCGATAAAGTAGATTGTCGTTTAGGCGATGGTCTTAAAGTGACAGAAAAGGGCGAGTTGAACGGCGTCATTTGTTGTGGTATGGGTGGCTTTTTAATGCGGGATATTGTAGATGCAGGCCCAGAACCATTAGAGTTTTATGTACTCCAACCACAGAATGGACAAAAAGAATTACGTCAATATATGGTTCAAAAGGGATATGTTATCGTTCTAGAAATCATCGTAGAAGATGCTGGTAAGCTCTATACAGCATTTTTAGCAATACGCAATGACTGCGTGAAAGCTTATACAGGTATGACTGAATATGTAGATATTTATCAATCGTTACCGGCAGACTCCTTGTTGTGGTCTGTAGGGGCTTTATTGGAACAAGATAGACCACCACTTTGGAGGAAATATATAGAGTATTTAATATATCAACGACAATGTGCATTAGATGATATGACAGAGAAATTAAATCATACTGATAAATATCAGGATTTAAAGCAGGAAGTTAATTTTCTTCGTAATCTTTTAGAGAATAAATAG
- a CDS encoding collagen-like protein encodes MADNSLTIKFDVPTTLDLLEGLRGPKGEKGEDGQRGERGERGEQGPRGYKGEAGSAEKSAQFLKEHNIWLEDTSVDTLLMKVIELSGCHNNFTPKSLDFIQPKEGATYIDFTGEPHYKIAINNGEKREFQYDNMRVAIDESMKGNVRVDYYDLMDRLVTTHIIEIVKPTQGPDFGTFTKDTQLTSNMGGVTIAGTGKVYANGVKIIPTVLETMNKFNLENMFKGIIEKVCDYKQVECVELDLTQLPDNQPKGGNFPEVCKNLSYLVNNGNNTIVKVNRGQVITVSEDPMTPHKTGVATSIKFTGALNKKIQFNGSELVAMEQGAKYEYVFATDTINKVG; translated from the coding sequence ATGGCAGATAATTCTTTAACAATTAAATTCGATGTTCCTACGACTCTGGATTTACTCGAGGGTTTAAGAGGCCCTAAAGGGGAAAAGGGCGAGGACGGCCAACGTGGTGAGCGAGGCGAACGAGGGGAGCAAGGCCCAAGAGGGTATAAAGGCGAGGCAGGCAGCGCAGAAAAATCAGCTCAATTCTTAAAAGAGCACAATATCTGGCTCGAAGATACTAGCGTAGATACATTGCTTATGAAAGTCATTGAGCTTTCTGGTTGTCATAATAATTTCACGCCTAAATCTCTCGACTTTATCCAGCCAAAAGAGGGGGCTACTTATATTGACTTCACAGGCGAGCCGCACTACAAAATAGCTATCAATAATGGAGAAAAACGAGAATTTCAGTACGACAATATGCGAGTGGCTATTGATGAAAGCATGAAAGGCAATGTAAGAGTTGATTATTACGACTTAATGGATCGCTTAGTTACAACTCATATTATTGAGATAGTTAAGCCTACACAGGGCCCAGACTTTGGAACTTTCACCAAAGACACTCAATTAACTTCTAACATGGGTGGTGTTACTATCGCTGGCACAGGTAAAGTATATGCAAATGGAGTTAAAATTATTCCTACAGTATTAGAAACTATGAATAAATTCAATTTAGAAAACATGTTCAAAGGCATAATCGAAAAAGTTTGCGATTACAAACAAGTTGAATGTGTAGAACTTGATTTAACGCAATTACCAGACAACCAACCTAAAGGCGGCAACTTCCCAGAAGTGTGCAAAAATTTAAGCTATTTAGTTAACAATGGTAACAATACCATTGTTAAGGTTAATCGTGGACAGGTAATTACTGTGTCTGAGGATCCTATGACACCGCACAAAACAGGGGTGGCAACTTCTATTAAGTTCACAGGTGCACTTAATAAGAAAATTCAATTCAACGGCTCTGAGTTGGTTGCTATGGAGCAAGGCGCTAAATATGAATATGTGTTCGCTACAGACACAATCAATAAAGTAGGCTAA
- a CDS encoding Nif3-like dinuclear metal center hexameric protein yields MITIQQVITLMEQLAPRSYAESWDNVGLMVGDRNVVVTGVVTTLDVTEETVEYAIEQNCNLIVSHHPLIFKGLKQISCDTAQGRTINKLIQHKIAVYSAHTNLDIAPGGLNDMLAKQLGLTDVKGFIKTGEEALYKVITFVPESSADAVRLAMGDAGAGRIGNYEHCSFSIHGEGRFVGNEDSHPVIGAAGALTVVPEVQVNAIVDGTHLSEVVAAMKAAHPYEEVAYEVLNIVEPTSSTQYLGRVGRLPNALNLDSFREWVQEALPDANIRFAGIVPKAIQSIALCSGAGAEFIKDAARLHVDAYITGDVKYHEAQMAKELGLLVVDAGHFGTESIVAHGLRDYLISAGLTVPVKAFIEQNDFFFV; encoded by the coding sequence ATGATAACGATTCAACAAGTTATTACCTTGATGGAGCAATTAGCACCGCGTTCTTATGCAGAGTCTTGGGATAATGTAGGTTTAATGGTGGGCGATCGGAATGTAGTTGTTACAGGTGTAGTGACTACGTTAGACGTAACAGAAGAAACCGTAGAATATGCTATTGAACAAAATTGTAATTTAATTGTTAGCCACCACCCATTAATCTTTAAAGGGTTGAAACAGATATCATGTGATACTGCTCAAGGGCGTACGATTAATAAGCTGATTCAACATAAGATTGCCGTATATAGTGCTCATACAAATCTTGATATCGCTCCAGGCGGTCTCAATGATATGTTGGCAAAGCAATTGGGGCTTACAGATGTTAAGGGCTTTATTAAAACTGGTGAAGAGGCGCTCTATAAGGTGATCACCTTTGTACCGGAAAGCTCGGCTGATGCGGTTCGTTTGGCGATGGGCGATGCAGGGGCAGGCCGAATTGGCAATTACGAGCATTGTAGTTTCAGTATCCATGGGGAAGGACGCTTTGTTGGTAATGAAGATTCTCATCCTGTCATTGGGGCAGCTGGCGCTTTGACAGTGGTTCCTGAGGTACAAGTGAATGCTATCGTTGATGGTACGCATTTAAGCGAAGTCGTAGCGGCTATGAAAGCTGCTCATCCATATGAAGAAGTTGCTTATGAGGTTTTGAATATAGTCGAGCCTACTAGTTCAACTCAATATCTAGGACGGGTAGGTCGCTTGCCTAATGCATTAAACTTAGATTCTTTCCGTGAATGGGTACAAGAAGCGTTGCCTGATGCTAACATTCGTTTTGCTGGTATTGTGCCGAAAGCGATTCAATCCATTGCTCTATGCTCTGGTGCAGGTGCAGAATTTATTAAGGATGCTGCCCGGTTACATGTAGATGCCTATATTACAGGTGATGTGAAGTATCATGAGGCGCAAATGGCTAAGGAATTAGGCTTACTCGTAGTTGATGCGGGGCATTTTGGAACTGAGTCTATAGTGGCACATGGTTTACGTGACTATTTAATCTCTGCAGGGCTTACTGTTCCTGTGAAAGCTTTCATAGAACAAAATGATTTCTTCTTTGTGTAA
- a CDS encoding plasmid mobilization protein produces MSSKNQWGGARKGAGAPVTVGEEGRRKPRAIQMNNDEYATLKAAAEKAGMSISEYARKKIFENL; encoded by the coding sequence ATGAGTAGTAAAAACCAATGGGGCGGCGCTCGTAAAGGAGCTGGGGCGCCTGTTACAGTAGGCGAAGAGGGGCGCCGTAAACCTAGAGCCATACAAATGAATAACGATGAATACGCAACACTTAAAGCAGCAGCCGAAAAAGCAGGAATGAGCATATCTGAATATGCTCGCAAAAAAATTTTTGAAAATCTATAA
- a CDS encoding YcbK family protein — protein MKIGEYFDDYEFACHCERHAVDENGHNVLDHIIDKRLVDVLDKIRERLGVPITVNSGYRCPEHNAEVGGVPNSYHTQGVAADITYDGIDVDYLAQVAEECGADGIGKYYYQDFVHVDVRGYEARWSDMD, from the coding sequence ATGAAAATTGGCGAATATTTCGACGATTACGAATTTGCTTGTCATTGTGAACGTCATGCGGTTGATGAAAACGGCCATAATGTGCTGGATCACATCATCGACAAGCGACTTGTAGACGTATTAGACAAAATTCGTGAACGCTTGGGCGTTCCTATTACCGTTAATAGCGGCTATCGTTGCCCAGAGCATAATGCTGAGGTTGGTGGCGTTCCTAATTCCTATCATACGCAAGGCGTTGCTGCGGATATAACCTATGACGGGATAGACGTAGACTATCTCGCGCAGGTGGCCGAGGAATGCGGCGCCGACGGCATAGGTAAATATTACTATCAAGACTTCGTTCATGTTGACGTGCGAGGTTATGAGGCTCGCTGGAGTGATATGGACTAA